The window ttaGTCGTTCGGTTCCCACGCTTGGTAGATAGgtaattgattgattgaaaAGGGCGGCAATTCACCCGGGCCTATTATCCATCAACTAGAAAACAATCGGCTTTGTCTCGCCTCCTTGACAAAAGGCcgtcatcggcatcgccAGCCCGAGACAGAACACAACTCATGTTCTTCCTCAAGACAAAGTGAGCCGACAACCCGAACAGATAAGACAGGTTTCTTCTGCGCTGATGGAGcacgagtactcgtacaagcagaaagtacgagtatatacATTCTGCAGTTAACCAGGGGGTTGCATTGAATCAATGTCCCAGCCCATATTACTAAGACGCCTCACCCACAAGGAATGCTTCCCTGTCCTCTTCAGCTGATGCTGAGAAGAGGAACTCGTACAACTTTTACCGCCTTCCCCCAGCTGGCCCGTCAATGCCGTCACTTCATCATGTAAAGCCTGATAAGCCCACTCTTGACGGGAGCGAAGCCGGCGAGGTTGGGGCCCTGCAGTGGGGGGAAACCCGCGCCCTTGGCCGTACCTTGCTTAGCTGACTTGAGTCTCTCCTCTGTGCACGTCAAATTACCTATTATGTACAACTAAGGTGCTGATAGAGAATGGTGCCTGAAGTACCGAGTTTACGATAGCCCAGGCTCCGTGAATAGATACGATTCAGAAAAAGGGTCTCCGTTACGGCATTCTCGTCTGTCAAGGGCGCTCCGGCGCCTTCGGGCGACCCGCCGTGGCTATTTAGTGCCATTGAGTGGCGGCCCAAGTAAATATCGCTGCTAGTAATAAGAGTATACATTGGCGTCTGTCAAAAGCGTGGGCTTGCGACGAGCCGCGGgttttgcctctctcttgaAAAAGTCGCGTGTACTTTGATGTTTCACAATTCAGCGCGCATCACCAGTTCTCGACGGCAACCTGCACCGGCACGCTGGCTCCTGGTTGAGACATGTCGTCTCGCACAcgcaagggagagaaagattACAATGAACCAGTTTTACAGTAAtaagaaatggaaaagagtAAAATATTCCACCGATCTTCCGTAAAGGCAAACCCCAGAGTTTCCCTCGGACAACAAAGTAATACCTCACGTGCACACGCCGATTCTTCCCCGGGTTCCTCCAGAGAAACCccaaatctcatctccagTAAGGTTACTCAATAAAACACCCCCATGACCCAAACCCGGGAAAATCTCGTGCCACCAACACACAAACTCGGAAAACACAAGCAAGAAAATAAAATCTCAGTATTCGCTACCCCAGCCCCAGCCTATCccttcccttcttttcccaccCCCGCCCgccctctttgtctttcccCCCCATCGATCCGGTCGATTTTGAAGGAATAGATCCTCGGTTACCCGTGCATTGGCATGTTTTACTAAGCCCAGTAGCACATGAAAAAATATTGATCccgggggaggaggggggcgCAACAAGTAAAAAAGTACGTGAGCCCAACTTTTCGTTATCAGAAGATTGTCTAGCCAATCACAGCCCCGCTTGCTCATTACGTTCGAGAAACCCCGATTTGGCGATTTGCGGAGCAGCGCCCGTGTTGCCTATCGGATCATCGTCCCGCTGTGCTGGATGCGTACAAGCACCAACGCTTGGGATCGACTTGGCAACGTTTCTTTCTGACTTGCGttgctttttgcctttgccatgtTTTGCGTGTCTTGGCGTCTTTCGCTTATATCTGTGCTTAAAAGTCTATGAGTCTGTATGTAGCTGTAAACATCCAAGAGTAGCAAACGGACTGTAGAATGTTGTGCTAATACTTGCTTCACACGTGATACTCGGAATAGCTGCTAACATAGATATCTCCCTCTTTACATGCCCCTTTGCCTTGCATGAGATCAGTTACGGCAACTCATACAGTTGCTCTTCCCCTGTTCTCTTTGCAAAATTGTTGTATATGACAGTTAAACTCTTCTTTCAACTAATAGCCTCCTCTCCTATCCTCTCCTAGCGACTGACAACCCATCCTAGCGGGAGTTAAACCAATATTTGGTTAACCCTGAAGCTTTGAATCTAACAACCTGAGTTTGAATTCGATTTTATCAAGGCCTAATCCTCCCACGCCCTATCATACATACAATCTACCATATTCCCTTTTATCCCGCGTCGTGAATCAATCGGTACAGAAATTGCTCGACTTATTCTAGCTTCTTCAATCACTCGAGGATACCCTATAAGTCGCCAGTTTTAAAAAGAAGCACAAGTCATCACGACTACAAACTTACaagtgaagagaaaaagatgagCAAAGAGACAGGACACGAAATTCTACCGTGTAGCCGGCTCCATGTATTTTATTCATGATTCGATAAAGAGGCTATTGATTCGCTAAACCGACCATCAAAAGATGCAAAGTCTCCCAGTTTGTTCTTTCCTCGTCACTTCGTACGTAAGGATATCGTGATTCCGATAATGCAGCATTAATCTATACCGCTTTGGTGCCGTTGCCCGGCTCGTTCTGTCGCCATACATACGGTCGTCGTCCTGTACAGGCCCAACCGCAAGCCCGTGCAATGGTCGTAACACTGGTCGGCATGCCTCCTCTTCTGATGATCGAGGCAGAATGCATTCTACCCGAAGCCCATGATGCCACATCCCCGATGTCTTCGACGCAACAGGAGACCTGAGTTTCGTCGGAGTAACACAAAGAACCCGCCCAGTAGGCGACCCCACTACAACGAGAGAGAGCTCAGGGATGTGAAAGACCATGCTCAAGCGGCTGGTTGCGCGGAAATAGGGTCTTATGCTTCGTTCCTGAAACCAACTAAACGTGACGGCGTCGGGGCACAGAACCCCAATTTCTTTTGAGCGTGTGTCATGCTCTTCTCGAAGACTCCTGAGCTCCAGGTCCTTTTCCAATGTTCGAATAAAATGGTATCGCTTGGTAAATCTTTTGAGGCGGTCTTCCGCTGCTGGGTCCTTGTTGTCATCTTCCTTGTTTTCATTGAACTCAATCTTCCTCCTTAAGAATTCAACAAGCTGTGTTGGGTGTCTAGGGATGACTTGAATCATCCCGCTATGAGGAAAAAATGCCATGTCGAGTCGAGTAGGAGGTGTACTAAGTCGGTTATGACTGCGCCGTCTCAAAGTCGTGACATTGGAACTCTTTCGCCTTTCATCCACTGACATGACAGTGTCTTGATCCATCGGTGAATCCTTTGCCTGGGTCAATGCCGGTTCAGGAGTGTCCGGGGAAGAGATAGCTTCTTGGAATTCCTGTACAGCGTACGCAAGCTGTCCGAGTATTTCATCTATATCGTGTAGCGCTTGGTCTTGTTGGAACTGCAGTCCTGCCGGTGGATGTGGAAAGAGCACTGCGCTGCCGCCGTGGTCTGCGGCAACGATTTCAGGAATTCCTTGGGCGGCAATATCTTGTTGGGCATCTTCTGCTTCGGTTTCCTGGCCCATCTCGCCGctatcctcttcatcctcctcatcctcctcatccgaCTCGTCGCTGTCATTTTCTAGCTCTTCTTGTTCGACCTCACTTTCGTCGCTGTGCTCGCCCATGAGATTGGGAGCAATGGCATCGCCTACGAGAGATTGTAAAGATTGGTTATGAAACATGTTCAGAACGTTGGGGAAAAACTGACCCGCCCTGGCTCCAAGCATGGGAGGAGGGCATGGGTTGTCCGGGATGGCTGCGAGGCATTCTGCCACATTCACCATCGGCTGCAAGCATCCCGATCCCGGCTGGAAGATGCTGAGCGCCTCCTCGGGTAACCCAAGCATCTCCTCGAGAGTGTTGACTGGCACAAAGGATTCTTCAGAAAGAGCCAGTACACCCCATCCCctagaagaaagaaaaaccacCATCAGAATCTTGCATCAAATAGGTCGTTGCGCTCTCCAAACGCTTGCTTACCGTGATGGTGCTGGCCAGAATTCTTCACTCTGCAGTATAAGATGTTTAGATGGCGGAATCTGGACTACAGGCTGGGAAATTCTCCATATATCTGCTATCCAGATGACCCCATTGATATCTACTGCGCATATCTTCTCAGCCTGGCCGTCCTCGCTATCGGCGAAGCAGATGTTGGGGATGTTGGACGCTTCAGCCCCAAAAGCCACCACGATCCTCCAGTTGCGTGCCCTCCTAGGAATACTTGATTGGGTATTGCCGCTGCTCTGGCAGCAATCGCAGAATTCTCGTATTCTTTTTGATTTCTTCTGACATGTGGTgagggcaaaagcaaaaaccgTCACCTCGTATCGATTCGAGCTCACAGCTATAAGGCGAGACTTGCGATGGATGGCCAGCCCCCAAGCCGTATGGCCGACATTCTCCTGAAAGAAGCGTCTCGGCTGACGATGGGCGTGCGCTTTCCCAGCGCTTCTCTTGGTTCTGGAAATTGAATCTGCAATCTCCTTGACATAGTACGCAaccacatctccatcatcgtaGCAAGCGACTAgaatctcttctctcccgAGGTAGCCCGTAATAATGTGATTGATGATATGCGGAGTATCAGGATCGATATAACCACCAATAGAAAGAGCTTCTTTACTTGGCCTAGGGTAAATTTGGAGGTCGGGGTCTCGGGGAATCGTTTGTTTCGGAATGCTTCGAGGAGTGTAGGCGAATATATGACCTTGATATGCGACAAAGTAGAGCTAACATCAGAAAACTCTTGTCAGTCATTTCCATTTACGCCATTTGGCTTCTCTCCCCTCACGCACCCACGTACATTGTGAGCTTGCGATAATGCCGTCAAATTGTTTCGATAGTTCTGCATGCTTGGGACGAGCCGATATATCGAGTCTTTGGGACGGCGCCTGTCTTCCTCGAGACCCGGAAGAAAAGTTTGCTGGGTGGATGGCCAAGCAAATGGCGATTCAAGGCCCTCTGGCTCCATCCCCAGTGAAGTTCGCTCTCGATCCCGGATCGCgcccttggcttcattgCCAAACTATCAGGTCATCGTCCACGTCAGCTCCCTGCATCTGCGAGTCACCACCACGACCTAAAAACGACTTACCCTGTCCGTCGCTGTTTGTGTATAGCATCTTCCTACTGACAGGGTGCGAGGGCTAGGGGTCGGCGATTTCTTCGATGGGCGATCCATGGCCGTCGGGTGGAGGGGAGCCTCGCCACTGCGGGCAGACTGCGCGATCTCGGGACATGTAAATcaagcagtagcagtagaTATAGAAGAGCCGGATGGTGAGGGAGATGTTCAGGCGTGGGCGACTAGAGAATATAGAATATTTGATTGCGGACGACTATATCGGAGGCGATAAAAAGCAAAGTGGTGGGGAGTCAATTTGAAGCTTCCAAGAACCAGAGCGATGCAGTTGATAGCAGCGGCGACCCCACAATTTAGCGCATGAGATCAGCAAGGTGCTTTTATCGATAAAGCACCGGTCACTTGCAGCTACATTACTAAAGATTTGATGGAATTACGGAACAGCATCAAGTGAGAAATAATGGATAACAATAACTTCATTCagttttatttattctcTAACATAATATTGTAGTGTATAGGATAGGATCGTAAAGTAATGCGTGATGATATACGCCACTATGAAAACAATTAATACATCGGTAGGTCAATAGATACCCTGCAATGATAAAGCACCATAGGTACCTcctacctaggtatgtaCTTGCAGCTGTTACTAAAGATTTGATGGAGTTACGGAACAGCATCAAGTGGGAAAACAGTGGACAGCAATGATGTAACTTCATTCAGCTTCATTCATTCTCTAACATAACATATAGCAGCGTACAGGATCGTAAGGCAATGCGTTATGACGCATGTCGCCATGAAAATAATTCCAATACGTCGGTGATCAAATAGATACCTGGCAACCCCATGCCCATCCAAACGCCTCCAAAAGCGCCAGTGCATGTGCTCATCAAACTGGGTATGTAACCAAATAACTCCACTCCATGATAAATCCATCAAACGATAGTACAAGCAGGCAAGATATCCTCTGCTTGCCTATGAaaaacaaaccaaaaaaTTCATCCCAATTCCAATTCATTGCCTCATCAGCTCCTGCAAATCCTTCATGCGGTAGTCAAGCACTGGGGTGACCCAGTCATCGTGCAGCAGTGAATAAGACTCCTTCTCGTTGTTCTTGGGCTTGCGCGGGTTCAAAGCCCAGTATCCGAAATCTCCATCAATGGACTTGAGATACTGGAGCAAATGTTTCCAGTAACGCGCATCACCGACAGTAGGGTCGTTTGGCGCTCCCAGCTCTCCAAACCAAACCGGCGCAATGTCCAAGTCAAGCAGATACGCCCAGTTGCGACGCATCGTCTTGACGAAAGACTTGTAGTTCCGCTGGGCAAATCGGCCCTGCCAGCTTCCCCAGCCAGACCACTTGTAGCCATGAGCAGAGTATACGAGCCGGTTCTCGACATCCAGTCGGACCGGCCGGTCGAGAGCGCCCGAAACATCGTTGGCCGACTCGGTGCCTTCGACAATGATGAGCCAGTCAgacttcatcttgagcagGCGATTGCCGCATTTCTCTGCGGCGGCTGCCCACTTGGACCAGGGCATGGTTCCCCAGAGGCCACGGACCTCGTTGCGGAGATCAGCTCCAATGACCAGTGGATTATGCACGAATCGCTCCATGACCGACTCCCAATGCTGAATCCA of the Trichoderma breve strain T069 chromosome 4, whole genome shotgun sequence genome contains:
- a CDS encoding CRT10 domain-containing protein yields the protein MDRPSKKSPTPSPRTLSVGRCYTQTATDRFGNEAKGAIRDRERTSLGMEPEGLESPFAWPSTQQTFLPGLEEDRRRPKDSIYRLVPSMQNYRNNLTALSQAHNLYFVAYQGHIFAYTPRSIPKQTIPRDPDLQIYPRPSKEALSIGGYIDPDTPHIINHIITGYLGREEILVACYDDGDVVAYYVKEIADSISRTKRSAGKAHAHRQPRRFFQENVGHTAWGLAIHRKSRLIAVSSNRYEVTVFAFALTTCQKKSKRIREFCDCCQSSGNTQSSIPRRARNWRIVVAFGAEASNIPNICFADSEDGQAEKICAVDINGVIWIADIWRISQPVVQIPPSKHLILQSEEFWPAPSRGWGVLALSEESFVPVNTLEEMLGLPEEALSIFQPGSGCLQPMVNVAECLAAIPDNPCPPPMLGARAGQFFPNVLNMFHNQSLQSLVGDAIAPNLMGEHSDESEVEQEELENDSDESDEEDEEDEEDSGEMGQETEAEDAQQDIAAQGIPEIVAADHGGSAVLFPHPPAGLQFQQDQALHDIDEILGQLAYAVQEFQEAISSPDTPEPALTQAKDSPMDQDTVMSVDERRKSSNVTTLRRRSHNRLSTPPTRLDMAFFPHSGMIQVIPRHPTQLVEFLRRKIEFNENKEDDNKDPAAEDRLKRFTKRYHFIRTLEKDLELRSLREEHDTRSKEIGVLCPDAVTFSWFQERSIRPYFRATSRLSMVFHIPELSLVVVGSPTGRVLCVTPTKLRSPVASKTSGMWHHGLRVECILPRSSEEEACRPVLRPLHGLAVGPVQDDDRMYGDRTSRATAPKRYRLMLHYRNHDILTYEVTRKEQTGRLCIF